One window of the Sander lucioperca isolate FBNREF2018 chromosome 5, SLUC_FBN_1.2, whole genome shotgun sequence genome contains the following:
- the LOC116048505 gene encoding olfactory receptor 13C2-like: MPRGNHSIVTEFILTGFPGLHPAYQGIVSAVLFLVYVLTVTGNVTIFFLFATDRSLHKPMYYIILNLSACDILFSTTTLPKIISRYWFQSGNISFTACFVQMYFVHYLGTVNSLILFLMALDRYLAICHPFRYPLVLKNSTILILSITAWVTASAPCLMLVIRAYPLPYCASNIINNCYCDHVGITTLACTDRTPYGFPAFVLAMVMLLGPLAFILFSYCSIIRAVFKIANVQSRIKSLSTCSPQLIIISLYYLPRCCVYLASNGFGIKFSDDVRIVIIMLYSLCPPMINPLIYCLRAKDMRESLQKQFNRRAVPQKAQVSAISN, from the coding sequence ATGCCGAGGGGAAATCATAGCATTGTGACTGAATTTATCCTTACTGGATTCCCTGGACTTCATCCAGCGTACCAAGGAATTGTCTCAGCAGTACTGTTCTTAGTTTATGTCTTAACTGTGACAGGGAatgttacaattttttttttatttgcaaccGACCGCAGCCTTCATAAGCCAATGTATTATATAATTCTAAATCTGAGTGCATGCGACATTCTCTTTAGCACAACCACCTTACCTAAGATCATCAGTAGGTATTGGTTTCAATCAGGGAACATTTCATTCACTGCTTGCTTCGTCCAAATGTACTTTGTTCACTATCTTGGTACAGTGAATTCCCTTATTCTCTTTCTGATGGCTTTAGATAGGTATTTGGCAATCTGCCATCCTTTCAGATATCCCCTTGTTCTTAAAAACTCCACTATCCTCATTCTAAGTATTACAGCATGGGTAACTGCCAGTGCACCCTGTTTAATGTTAGTTATTAGGGCATACCCTCTGCCTTACTGTGCTTCAAACATTATCAACAACTGCTACTGTGATCATGTTGGTATAACAACTCTGGCATGCACTGACAGGACTCCTTATGGTTTCCCTGCTTTTGTGTTAGCAATGGTTATGTTACTGGGACCTCTGGCATTCATACTGTTCTCATATTGCTCTATAATTAGAGCTGTATTTAAGATAGCAAATGTACAAAGTCGTATAAAATCTCTGTCCACTTGCAGTCCTCAATTGATTATAATCTCACTCTATTATTTACCCAGATGTTGTGTATATTTAGCCAGCAATGGCTTTGGCATTAAATTTAGTGATGATGTGCGAATAGTAATTATTATGCTGTATAGCCTTTGTCCCCCCATGATTAATCCACTTATATACTGCTTGAGAGCTAAAGACATGAGAGAAAGTTTGCAGAAGCAATTCAACAGAAGGGCTGTTCCACAAAAAGCACAAGTTTCAGCTATAAGTAACTGA